In Nonomuraea sp. NBC_00507, the following are encoded in one genomic region:
- a CDS encoding galactose-binding domain-containing protein: protein MRFLAVLALTASLVALPTSAVAVDDLGMPVFTGADPVPDEPVGYHPRKMMEEIYKKEKGGDSYWIDRMLARPGDDPAGPWLMSRGRALFMKEHDPRKIGFGGYVAYWESIDNRDAYTISLGGTLTEDVSKRLQMPSHWTGQYTGDGLSVGVKKFITHENVAVTTLEITNTGSAAKSVPITVTSPYTRTADGDRELTGAVFAKNRLTTIFPRLSGDGLKVDDGTLKGAVTVEPGKTVRTKVQMGFVTEELAGSRAEYDGYKGRSPEQALRRQLQDYNAWWADNVPYTDVPDENIKKFIYYRWWLMRFNFLDADIPGNDYQFPTSVEGALGYNNAIVLTVPMFVQDLKYLRNPIYSYGPWVSAGEVSRNSKYTDNPGDPENWSNSYTQYISAAALESYQIHGGQPQILRNLARYAEKDVYGQLNAYDSNKNGVIEYDWEAMTGNDADAVSFHYYDRANERLEGAYVYANAMAAAQAYELSGDQAKATEMRGVADKVKNGILTLLWDEQNKLFKHRDLQTGNLIPWKESNNYIPYATGMVPTDDPKYREALRLWADPAEYPIFPAYTANQKDKAEAAEAGNPGSNNFSQINSTRNFAFFGKALREYQTPYITADQYKQLLYWNAWSQYVGGDTRYPDANEFWADWNKTTKTIGYRSWIHHTILGSSNWTVIEDVMGLRPRSDGKVELWPVDIGWDHFTVNGINYRGSDLTIVWDKPGDGKTHYAGVPEGYSILIDGKRKVTLSGLAHAVWDPATGKVEGGTVVYAEKAASMKAPAQVELEGDRVEDLFQKAGVDLRSTRPNLVKSATASHGDPAGAVDGFTINEPYWGSKGSGKTQDWLEVDLGSAQKVDQVKLYFSNDRKAAGYSEPAFYSVQYQDGDTWKDVPGQARKPVYPRANLNEVRFPAITAQKLRVLVTHRPGYSTGLKEIQAYQRGADAGTVTNRAPYVAAVVDPAFSRPGQVRIDAVAKDDALPKGTLTTQWAKADGPGEAFFTDPTGTSTVVSFSEPGTYRLKLTASDGEKSGSATVTVTATAQAAQVNVAPKATPTASYTSPWERIAAINDGIDPPRSNDGANPRWGTWPQQGTQWVQLEWPSPVRVNKADIYFFDDGGGVRLPASWKIQQWDGDSFEDVTGVASYPTAIDAYNTVSFDTVSTSRLRVQLEAGGASLGLLEVKVYEVPPDSVRPVHVPTLVDTLPKLPATVETLYADGARSTAAVTWQQVTPDQVKTGGTSFTVSGLAEGVRQPVQATVYVRTTAAVTITSIAEEAVTTKAGVAPAMPKTVVATYNDGSKDSSVAVTWEAISPDRYAQPGTFTVTGQVQGTTITAKATVTVQ, encoded by the coding sequence ATGCGTTTCTTGGCCGTGTTAGCGCTCACAGCCTCTCTTGTCGCGTTACCGACCTCGGCGGTCGCGGTGGATGACCTCGGGATGCCGGTGTTCACGGGTGCCGACCCCGTGCCCGACGAGCCGGTCGGCTACCACCCGCGCAAGATGATGGAGGAGATCTACAAGAAGGAGAAGGGCGGCGACTCGTACTGGATCGACCGCATGCTGGCCCGGCCGGGCGACGACCCGGCCGGCCCGTGGTTGATGTCGCGCGGGCGGGCGCTGTTCATGAAGGAGCACGACCCCCGCAAGATCGGGTTCGGCGGGTACGTCGCGTACTGGGAGAGCATCGACAACCGGGACGCGTACACGATCTCGCTCGGCGGCACCCTCACCGAGGACGTGTCGAAGCGGCTGCAGATGCCCAGCCACTGGACCGGCCAGTACACCGGGGACGGGCTGTCGGTCGGCGTGAAGAAGTTCATCACGCACGAGAACGTGGCCGTGACGACCCTGGAGATCACCAACACGGGGTCGGCGGCGAAGTCGGTCCCGATCACGGTGACCTCGCCCTACACCAGGACGGCCGACGGCGATCGCGAGCTGACCGGCGCCGTGTTCGCCAAGAACAGGCTGACCACGATCTTCCCCAGGCTCAGCGGTGACGGGCTCAAGGTCGACGACGGCACGCTCAAGGGCGCCGTCACGGTCGAGCCGGGCAAGACGGTGCGCACCAAGGTCCAGATGGGCTTCGTCACCGAGGAGCTCGCCGGGTCGCGCGCCGAGTACGACGGCTACAAGGGCCGCTCGCCGGAGCAGGCGCTGCGGCGCCAGCTGCAGGACTACAACGCCTGGTGGGCGGACAACGTCCCCTACACCGACGTGCCCGACGAGAACATCAAGAAGTTCATCTACTACCGCTGGTGGCTGATGCGCTTCAACTTCCTCGACGCCGACATCCCCGGGAACGACTACCAGTTCCCGACGTCGGTGGAGGGCGCGCTGGGCTACAACAACGCGATCGTGCTGACCGTGCCGATGTTCGTGCAGGACCTGAAATACCTGCGCAACCCGATCTACTCGTACGGGCCGTGGGTGTCGGCGGGCGAGGTGTCGCGCAACTCCAAGTACACCGACAACCCGGGCGACCCGGAGAACTGGTCGAACAGCTACACGCAGTACATCTCGGCGGCGGCGCTGGAGAGCTACCAGATCCACGGCGGGCAGCCGCAAATCCTGCGGAACCTGGCCCGGTATGCCGAGAAGGACGTCTACGGGCAGCTCAACGCCTACGACTCCAACAAGAACGGCGTCATCGAGTACGACTGGGAGGCCATGACCGGCAACGACGCCGACGCGGTGTCGTTCCACTACTACGACCGGGCGAACGAGCGGCTCGAAGGCGCCTACGTCTACGCCAACGCGATGGCGGCGGCGCAGGCGTACGAGCTGTCGGGCGACCAGGCGAAGGCCACCGAGATGCGCGGCGTGGCCGACAAGGTCAAGAACGGCATCCTCACCCTGCTCTGGGACGAGCAGAACAAGTTGTTCAAGCACCGCGACCTGCAGACCGGCAACCTGATCCCGTGGAAGGAGTCGAACAACTACATCCCGTACGCGACCGGCATGGTGCCCACCGATGATCCGAAATATCGGGAGGCGCTGCGGTTGTGGGCCGACCCGGCGGAGTATCCGATCTTCCCGGCGTACACCGCCAACCAGAAGGACAAGGCCGAGGCGGCCGAGGCGGGGAACCCGGGCTCGAACAACTTCTCGCAGATCAACTCGACCCGTAACTTCGCCTTCTTCGGCAAGGCGCTGCGGGAGTACCAGACGCCGTACATCACGGCCGACCAGTACAAGCAGCTGCTCTACTGGAACGCCTGGTCGCAGTACGTCGGCGGGGACACCCGCTACCCCGACGCCAACGAGTTCTGGGCCGACTGGAACAAGACCACCAAGACCATCGGCTATCGCTCCTGGATCCACCACACGATCCTGGGCAGCAGCAACTGGACGGTGATCGAGGACGTCATGGGCCTGCGCCCGCGCTCGGACGGCAAGGTCGAGTTGTGGCCGGTGGACATCGGCTGGGACCACTTCACCGTCAACGGCATCAACTACCGCGGCAGCGACCTCACCATCGTGTGGGACAAGCCCGGCGACGGCAAGACGCACTACGCCGGCGTGCCCGAGGGGTACTCGATCCTCATCGACGGCAAGCGCAAGGTCACGCTCTCCGGTCTCGCGCACGCGGTGTGGGACCCGGCGACCGGCAAGGTCGAAGGCGGCACCGTGGTGTATGCCGAGAAGGCCGCCTCGATGAAGGCCCCCGCCCAGGTCGAGCTCGAGGGCGACCGGGTCGAGGACCTGTTCCAGAAGGCCGGCGTGGACCTGCGCTCCACCCGCCCGAACCTGGTCAAGTCCGCCACCGCCTCCCACGGCGACCCGGCCGGCGCGGTGGACGGGTTCACGATCAACGAGCCGTACTGGGGCAGCAAGGGCTCCGGCAAGACCCAGGACTGGCTGGAGGTCGACCTCGGCTCGGCCCAGAAGGTCGACCAGGTCAAGCTGTACTTCTCCAACGACCGCAAGGCGGCCGGGTACAGCGAGCCCGCCTTCTACTCGGTGCAGTATCAGGACGGCGACACCTGGAAGGACGTGCCGGGGCAGGCCAGGAAACCGGTCTATCCGCGGGCCAACCTCAACGAGGTCCGCTTCCCGGCCATCACCGCGCAGAAGCTGCGTGTCCTGGTCACCCACCGGCCCGGGTACTCCACCGGCCTGAAGGAGATCCAGGCGTACCAGAGGGGCGCCGACGCGGGGACGGTCACCAACCGGGCCCCGTACGTGGCGGCCGTGGTCGATCCGGCCTTCAGCCGCCCCGGCCAGGTCAGGATCGACGCGGTGGCCAAGGACGACGCGCTGCCGAAGGGCACGCTCACCACGCAGTGGGCCAAGGCCGACGGGCCCGGTGAGGCGTTCTTCACCGACCCGACGGGCACGAGCACGGTCGTGTCGTTCTCCGAGCCGGGCACTTACCGGCTCAAGCTCACCGCCTCGGACGGTGAGAAGAGCGGCTCCGCGACCGTGACCGTCACCGCCACGGCCCAGGCCGCGCAGGTGAACGTGGCGCCCAAGGCCACGCCCACCGCCTCCTACACCTCGCCGTGGGAGCGGATCGCGGCGATCAACGACGGCATCGACCCGCCGCGCTCCAACGACGGCGCCAACCCGCGCTGGGGCACCTGGCCGCAGCAGGGCACGCAGTGGGTGCAGCTCGAATGGCCGTCGCCGGTGCGGGTGAACAAGGCCGACATCTACTTCTTCGACGACGGCGGCGGCGTGCGCCTGCCCGCCTCGTGGAAGATCCAGCAGTGGGACGGTGACTCCTTCGAGGACGTCACCGGCGTCGCCTCCTACCCGACGGCGATCGACGCCTACAACACCGTCTCCTTCGACACCGTCAGCACCTCGAGGCTGCGCGTCCAGCTGGAGGCCGGTGGGGCGTCGCTCGGGTTGCTGGAGGTCAAGGTGTACGAGGTCCCGCCGGACTCCGTACGCCCCGTGCACGTCCCCACCCTGGTCGACACGCTGCCCAAGCTGCCGGCCACCGTGGAGACCCTGTACGCGGACGGCGCCCGCAGCACCGCCGCCGTCACCTGGCAGCAGGTGACGCCCGACCAGGTGAAGACGGGTGGCACCAGCTTCACCGTCTCCGGGCTCGCCGAGGGCGTGCGCCAGCCCGTCCAGGCAACGGTGTACGTCCGCACCACCGCGGCCGTGACCATCACCTCGATCGCGGAGGAAGCGGTCACGACCAAGGCCGGGGTGGCGCCGGCGATGCCGAAGACCGTCGTGGCGACGTACAACGACGGGTCGAAGGACAGCTCGGTCGCCGTCACCTGGGAGGCCATCAGCCCTGACCGGTACGCCCAGCCGGGCACGTTCACCGTGACCGGCCAGGTCCAGGGCACAACCATCACCGCGAAGGCCACCGTCACCGTCCAGTAG
- a CDS encoding sensor histidine kinase, translating into MVEFADLSGRGKAARVVAVLMAVVSPVLTVAAVVIWSRLPAEWIPARTVSPQSAAGLTFPAVGAFLLFHRPRLNMAWLMCLGGLAAGLSDVSAALMFRAASSGDLLTAGYLRLPANIGWAVCGVLLTMVLPLYSPDGHLPSKRWRVILVLGYASITANFVRTTFQPPPSPEAYPYPAVIPNPLQIPAFAPYAPTIAVIAWTGIYVSMALAALSLALRMRHADPITRRQIGWPLLAFTGYIVFLVAAAFDQDLMWPATVWAALVPVAVAFSVMRYRLYGIDTVISRAFVAAGLVAAVSAVYFAAGTLSSVLVSGYGQVAGISAALFAGAFFQPLRRALQRAVDRLLYGAVGDPGVLAERLTQAVRRGDPAKALTSVVSVLRDGLAVEGVAIEVAEGEPRYVESGRVGDSPREVPLVWHGERVGRLLVGPPGPRRFPAAHNERVLATLTPYAADVAHAVRMAADLQRSRERILTTREEERRRLRRDLHDGLGQTLSAMAMTINMARLSLKRSPEAADELLQDLHTGMSAVTRDIRELVYGLRPPALDDLGLARAVRDLAGQSSPDTEVEVDVEGSLRDLPAAVEVAVYRIVQEALTNIRKHAEASLARIVLQREQSVLRVLISDDGKGLPASYRAGVGLGSMRERAAELGGICVVAGEPGAGTRVEVMLPLLTAPSQALT; encoded by the coding sequence ATGGTCGAATTCGCCGACCTCTCGGGCCGGGGGAAGGCCGCGCGGGTCGTGGCCGTCCTCATGGCGGTCGTGTCTCCCGTCCTCACCGTCGCCGCGGTGGTCATCTGGAGCCGGCTGCCCGCCGAGTGGATCCCGGCCAGGACCGTGTCGCCCCAGTCGGCCGCCGGGCTGACGTTCCCCGCGGTCGGCGCCTTTTTGCTCTTCCACCGCCCCCGGCTGAACATGGCGTGGCTGATGTGCCTGGGCGGCCTCGCGGCCGGGCTCAGCGATGTCTCCGCCGCGCTGATGTTCCGCGCCGCCTCATCCGGCGACCTGCTCACCGCCGGCTACCTGCGCCTTCCCGCGAACATCGGCTGGGCGGTGTGCGGCGTGCTGCTCACGATGGTGCTGCCGCTGTACTCACCGGACGGCCACCTGCCCTCCAAGCGGTGGCGGGTCATCCTGGTGCTCGGCTACGCCTCCATCACCGCCAACTTCGTGCGCACGACGTTCCAGCCGCCCCCGTCCCCCGAGGCCTACCCGTACCCGGCGGTCATCCCCAATCCTCTGCAGATCCCCGCGTTCGCCCCGTACGCGCCGACGATCGCGGTGATCGCCTGGACCGGCATCTACGTCTCCATGGCGCTGGCGGCGTTGTCGCTGGCGTTGCGGATGCGGCATGCGGACCCGATCACCAGGCGGCAGATCGGCTGGCCGCTGCTGGCGTTCACCGGATACATCGTCTTCCTGGTCGCCGCCGCGTTCGACCAGGACCTGATGTGGCCGGCGACCGTCTGGGCCGCGCTCGTCCCGGTCGCGGTCGCGTTCTCGGTGATGCGTTACCGGCTCTACGGCATCGACACGGTGATCAGCCGCGCCTTCGTGGCAGCCGGGCTGGTGGCCGCGGTCAGCGCGGTCTACTTCGCCGCCGGCACGTTGTCCAGCGTGCTGGTCTCCGGCTACGGACAGGTGGCCGGGATCAGCGCCGCGCTCTTCGCCGGAGCGTTCTTCCAGCCGCTGCGGCGGGCGCTCCAGCGGGCCGTGGACCGGCTCCTGTACGGCGCCGTCGGCGACCCCGGCGTGCTCGCCGAGCGCCTCACCCAGGCCGTGCGCCGCGGCGACCCGGCCAAGGCGCTGACCTCGGTGGTGAGCGTGCTGCGTGACGGGCTGGCGGTCGAGGGTGTGGCCATCGAGGTGGCCGAGGGCGAGCCCCGCTACGTCGAGAGCGGCCGGGTGGGCGACAGCCCGCGCGAGGTGCCCCTGGTGTGGCACGGGGAGCGCGTCGGCCGCCTGCTCGTCGGACCGCCGGGGCCGCGCCGCTTTCCCGCCGCGCACAACGAGCGGGTGCTGGCCACGCTCACCCCGTACGCCGCCGACGTCGCCCACGCCGTCCGCATGGCCGCCGACCTGCAACGCTCTCGCGAGCGCATCCTGACCACGAGGGAGGAGGAACGCCGCCGCCTGCGCCGCGACCTGCACGACGGGCTCGGCCAGACCCTCTCCGCCATGGCCATGACCATCAACATGGCCAGGCTCAGCCTGAAGAGATCCCCGGAGGCGGCCGACGAGCTGCTCCAGGACCTGCACACCGGGATGAGCGCGGTCACCCGGGACATCCGCGAGCTCGTCTACGGCCTGCGCCCGCCCGCGCTCGACGACCTGGGCCTGGCCAGGGCCGTCCGCGACCTGGCCGGGCAGTCGTCGCCGGACACGGAGGTCGAGGTGGACGTCGAGGGCAGCCTGCGTGACCTGCCCGCGGCCGTCGAGGTGGCGGTCTACCGGATCGTCCAGGAGGCCCTGACCAACATCCGCAAGCACGCCGAGGCGTCGCTCGCCCGGATCGTGCTGCAGCGGGAGCAGTCGGTGCTGCGCGTGCTGATCAGCGACGACGGCAAAGGGCTGCCCGCGTCGTATCGGGCGGGTGTGGGCCTCGGCTCGATGCGCGAGCGGGCGGCCGAGCTGGGTGGCATCTGCGTGGTCGCCGGCGAGCCCGGCGCGGGCACCCGCGTGGAGGTCATGCTCCCGCTTCTGACCGCGCCGTCCCAAGCGCTGACCTGA
- a CDS encoding TetR/AcrR family transcriptional regulator, which produces MTFLRARRPEHKQQRREAILDAARELAMASGVRNVSLGAVAEAVGLAKSNIVRYFGTREEIYLHLATEEWGQWAEAVRERLRHASGAAEVVTVLAETLAARPLFCDLLSHTSTSLEHNVSVEAAYTFKRAVVGVVGELGSEVAGITDLTVNEAIELVMGAAGLGGLLYPAANPSPTLAEVYARYPELGATCPQMVPVLVRMLSALAAGLPTLR; this is translated from the coding sequence ATGACTTTCCTCAGGGCCAGGCGGCCGGAGCACAAGCAGCAGCGGCGCGAGGCGATCCTCGACGCCGCGCGCGAGCTCGCCATGGCCTCGGGTGTGCGGAACGTGAGCCTGGGCGCGGTCGCGGAGGCCGTCGGCCTGGCGAAGTCCAACATCGTGCGCTATTTCGGCACCCGCGAGGAGATCTACCTCCACCTCGCCACCGAGGAGTGGGGGCAGTGGGCGGAGGCGGTGCGCGAGCGGTTGCGTCATGCCTCCGGCGCAGCCGAGGTGGTGACGGTGCTGGCGGAGACGCTGGCCGCGCGGCCGCTCTTCTGCGACCTGCTCAGCCACACCTCCACCAGCCTGGAGCACAACGTGTCGGTCGAGGCGGCGTACACGTTCAAGCGGGCCGTGGTGGGCGTGGTCGGCGAGCTGGGCTCCGAGGTGGCGGGCATCACCGACCTCACGGTCAACGAGGCGATCGAGCTCGTCATGGGCGCCGCCGGCCTGGGCGGCCTGCTCTATCCCGCCGCCAACCCCTCCCCCACGCTGGCCGAGGTCTACGCCCGTTACCCCGAGCTCGGCGCCACCTGCCCCCAGATGGTGCCCGTGCTCGTCCGCATGCTCAGCGCGCTCGCCGCCGGCCTGCCGACGCTCCGCTGA
- a CDS encoding 2Fe-2S iron-sulfur cluster-binding protein yields the protein MRVNGTEEKLDVEPWVSLLDALRERLGVTGPKKGCDQGACGACTVLADGVRINACLALAVQYADREITTIEGVTPHPLQEAFVRHDGLQCGYCTSGQICSAIAMLDEYAAGMPSAVSAGAPELTEAEIRERMSGNLCRCGAYNGIVDAIKEVAG from the coding sequence ATGCGAGTGAACGGCACCGAAGAGAAGCTCGATGTCGAGCCATGGGTCAGCCTGCTCGACGCGCTACGCGAGCGCTTGGGCGTGACGGGCCCGAAGAAGGGCTGCGACCAGGGCGCCTGCGGCGCGTGCACGGTCCTCGCCGACGGCGTGCGGATCAACGCCTGCCTGGCCCTGGCCGTCCAATACGCCGACCGGGAGATCACCACCATCGAGGGCGTGACCCCGCACCCCTTGCAGGAGGCGTTCGTCCGCCACGACGGGCTCCAGTGCGGCTACTGCACCTCGGGTCAGATCTGCTCGGCGATCGCCATGCTCGATGAGTATGCGGCGGGCATGCCGAGCGCGGTCTCCGCAGGCGCCCCGGAGCTCACGGAGGCCGAGATCAGGGAGCGGATGAGCGGCAACCTGTGCCGCTGCGGCGCCTACAACGGCATCGTGGACGCGATCAAGGAAGTGGCCGGATGA
- a CDS encoding FAD binding domain-containing protein, with protein sequence MRPFAYVKAPDIDAAVQAVAADSGAKFLGGGTNLVDLMREGIERPLTVVDVTGLPLDEVAELPGGGLRIGALVRNSTLAADRRVRTRYPVLSQAILAGASAQLRNMATVGGNLLQRTRCPYFYDQASACNKREPGAGCDAVGGFNRSHAILGVSDSCIATHPSDMSVALLALDAVVEARSVRGTRRIPLADFHLLPGDTPQVETALAADELITAVEVPPIAAPSRYRKVRDRASYAFALVSVAAAMEVRDGTITDVRLALGGVAPKPWRAREAEQALLGGPATEEAFRRAADAELAAATPQPGNAFKSGLARATITATLRELTNGGEAA encoded by the coding sequence ATGAGACCGTTCGCGTACGTCAAGGCGCCCGACATCGACGCGGCCGTGCAGGCGGTGGCGGCCGACTCCGGCGCCAAGTTCCTCGGCGGTGGCACCAACCTGGTCGACCTCATGCGTGAGGGCATCGAGCGGCCTCTCACCGTCGTGGACGTCACCGGGCTGCCGCTCGACGAGGTGGCCGAGTTGCCCGGCGGCGGCCTGCGGATCGGCGCGCTGGTGCGCAACAGCACTCTGGCCGCCGACCGCCGGGTCCGCACCCGCTATCCGGTGTTGTCGCAGGCGATCCTGGCCGGCGCCTCGGCCCAGCTGCGCAACATGGCGACCGTGGGCGGCAACCTGCTGCAGCGCACCCGCTGCCCCTACTTCTACGACCAGGCGTCGGCCTGCAACAAGCGCGAGCCCGGCGCCGGCTGTGACGCGGTCGGCGGGTTCAACCGCTCCCACGCGATCCTGGGCGTGAGTGACAGTTGCATCGCCACGCATCCGTCGGACATGTCCGTGGCCCTGCTCGCCCTGGACGCCGTCGTCGAGGCCCGGAGCGTGCGCGGCACGCGCCGGATCCCGCTGGCGGACTTCCACCTGCTGCCCGGCGACACGCCGCAGGTCGAGACCGCGCTCGCGGCCGACGAGCTGATCACGGCCGTCGAGGTGCCGCCGATCGCCGCCCCCTCCCGCTACCGCAAGGTCCGCGACCGGGCGTCGTACGCGTTCGCGCTGGTCTCCGTGGCCGCGGCGATGGAGGTGCGGGACGGGACGATCACGGACGTCCGCCTGGCGCTGGGCGGCGTCGCCCCCAAGCCGTGGCGGGCGCGCGAGGCCGAGCAGGCGCTGCTCGGCGGCCCGGCGACCGAGGAGGCGTTCCGCCGGGCGGCCGACGCCGAGCTGGCGGCCGCGACCCCGCAGCCGGGCAACGCGTTCAAGAGCGGTCTGGCCCGCGCCACGATCACGGCCACGCTGCGCGAGCTGACCAACGGAGGGGAAGCGGCATGA
- a CDS encoding xanthine dehydrogenase family protein molybdopterin-binding subunit, which yields MTTTEIERATGTKYVGQPIDRLDGRAKATGEARYAAEHHYPDLAYAALVHATIARGRITAIDTAAARAVPGVIEVLTHDNAPAMKPFKVSLLDPLGAMASGTSVNYLATDEVHWNGQPVAVVVAETHEAARHAASLVRPSYEELPAVVDFSAEEPNATPQKRSMLLESEADKGDAKAALAAAAVSVDLRFTTPPHNHNAIEPHATTAAWNGDHLTVHEATQGIPWVRKQLALRFGVPERNIRVLAPFVGGGFGGKGPIWAGTLLAALAARATGRPVRLALTRAGVYHTVGGRTASTQRVALGADKDGTLTALIHTSVARTGRVGGWQEQITSASRHLYAAPNIHLRQHLVQLDLLPNTPMRAPGESIGSFALESAVDELAWELGMDPIELRMRNEPERNPVDGKRFARRFLREAYALGAERFGWNERDPRPGAMRDGRWLVGMGVATAYHPAMQMPVGAAVRLSADGGVVVRCAIAEIGVGAATVQAQIAADELGVPLEAVRVESGDSELPLGAMAGGSTQTASVASSVLAACRKLKESALALARRAPDSPLRGRRLPDLEARDGGLFHGVSGETYAAILTRAGRDHLDAAIKPGALGMVGTLREMRRWVKAACGAQFCEVRVDRDTGEVRVSRWLGVFDVGRVINAKLVASQLRGGIVMGIGLALSEETLVDPRTGRIVNASLGEYHVPVHADIPRIDVHWLDEPDPTMPLGLVGVGEVGITGVGAAVANAVRHATGKRIVDLPITLDKLL from the coding sequence ATGACCACGACCGAGATCGAGCGCGCGACCGGCACGAAATACGTCGGCCAGCCGATCGACCGGCTCGACGGCCGGGCCAAGGCCACCGGCGAGGCCCGCTACGCGGCCGAGCACCACTACCCGGACCTCGCCTACGCCGCCCTGGTCCACGCGACGATCGCCCGGGGCCGCATCACCGCCATCGACACCGCGGCCGCCCGCGCCGTGCCCGGCGTGATCGAGGTGCTCACCCACGACAACGCCCCCGCCATGAAGCCCTTCAAGGTCAGCCTCCTGGACCCCCTCGGTGCGATGGCCTCCGGGACGTCGGTCAACTACCTGGCCACCGACGAGGTGCACTGGAACGGCCAGCCGGTGGCCGTCGTGGTCGCCGAGACGCACGAGGCCGCGCGGCACGCGGCGTCCCTGGTGCGGCCCTCGTACGAGGAGCTGCCGGCCGTGGTGGACTTCTCGGCCGAGGAGCCGAACGCCACCCCGCAGAAGCGCAGCATGCTGTTGGAGAGCGAGGCCGACAAGGGTGACGCGAAGGCCGCGCTGGCGGCCGCGGCGGTGTCGGTGGACCTGCGGTTCACCACGCCGCCGCACAACCACAACGCCATCGAGCCACACGCCACCACCGCCGCCTGGAACGGCGACCACCTGACCGTGCACGAGGCCACGCAGGGCATCCCGTGGGTGCGCAAGCAGCTCGCGCTGCGGTTCGGCGTGCCGGAGCGGAACATCCGGGTGCTGGCGCCGTTCGTGGGCGGTGGGTTCGGCGGCAAGGGCCCGATCTGGGCGGGCACGCTGCTCGCCGCGCTGGCCGCGCGGGCGACCGGCCGGCCGGTGCGGCTGGCGCTCACCCGGGCGGGCGTCTACCACACGGTCGGCGGCCGTACCGCCAGCACGCAGCGGGTCGCACTGGGCGCCGACAAGGACGGCACGCTCACCGCCCTGATCCACACCAGTGTGGCCAGGACGGGAAGGGTCGGAGGCTGGCAGGAGCAGATCACCTCGGCCTCCCGGCACCTCTACGCCGCCCCCAACATTCACCTGCGCCAGCACCTCGTCCAGCTCGACCTGCTCCCCAACACCCCTATGCGGGCGCCGGGCGAGTCCATCGGCAGCTTCGCCCTGGAGTCGGCCGTGGACGAGCTGGCCTGGGAGCTCGGCATGGACCCGATCGAGCTGCGCATGCGCAACGAGCCGGAGCGCAACCCGGTGGACGGCAAGCGGTTCGCCCGGCGATTCCTGCGGGAGGCGTACGCGCTGGGGGCCGAGCGGTTCGGCTGGAACGAGCGGGACCCGCGGCCCGGCGCCATGCGGGACGGGCGGTGGCTCGTCGGCATGGGCGTCGCCACCGCGTACCACCCCGCGATGCAGATGCCGGTGGGCGCCGCCGTGCGGCTGTCCGCGGACGGCGGGGTCGTGGTGCGCTGCGCCATCGCCGAGATCGGGGTGGGCGCCGCCACGGTGCAGGCGCAGATCGCCGCCGATGAGCTGGGCGTGCCGCTGGAGGCCGTACGCGTCGAGTCCGGCGACTCCGAGCTGCCGCTGGGCGCCATGGCGGGCGGCTCGACGCAGACCGCGAGCGTGGCGTCGAGCGTGCTGGCCGCCTGCCGCAAGCTCAAGGAGTCCGCGCTCGCACTGGCACGCCGGGCCCCGGACTCGCCGTTGCGCGGCCGGCGGCTGCCCGACCTGGAGGCCCGCGACGGCGGCCTCTTCCACGGGGTGAGCGGCGAGACGTACGCGGCCATCCTGACCCGGGCGGGGCGCGATCACCTGGACGCCGCGATCAAGCCGGGCGCGCTCGGCATGGTGGGGACGCTTCGCGAGATGAGGCGCTGGGTGAAGGCGGCGTGCGGGGCGCAGTTCTGCGAGGTGCGGGTGGACCGGGACACCGGTGAGGTGCGGGTGTCGCGCTGGCTCGGCGTGTTCGACGTCGGCAGGGTGATCAACGCCAAGCTGGTGGCCAGTCAGCTTCGCGGTGGCATCGTGATGGGCATCGGCCTGGCGCTGTCGGAGGAGACGCTGGTCGACCCGCGCACCGGACGGATCGTGAACGCGAGCCTGGGCGAATACCACGTGCCCGTGCACGCCGACATCCCCCGCATCGACGTGCACTGGCTGGACGAGCCGGACCCGACCATGCCGCTCGGACTGGTCGGGGTGGGCGAGGTCGGCATCACAGGGGTCGGCGCGGCCGTCGCGAACGCCGTGCGTCACGCCACCGGCAAGCGGATCGTCGACCTGCCCATCACTCTCGACAAGCTGCTGTGA